Within Chlorogloeopsis sp. ULAP01, the genomic segment TGATTTTGCATCTTTAGCTATTGCTGCTTACAGATTGTTTTTGTGTATCTGCTTGCCACTTCACCCATAATAAAAAGGGAATTGCCATGAACTGGCTAAAAACGGAAAAGACAACCAGTACAGTCATCGACCAGTCATATAATACTCCCATTAAAGTGCTACCCAAAAACCACGCCAAGCCATAACCTGCACTGAAGGTACCATAGGCAGAAGCGCGTTTATCTTTCGAGACTAAACCTGCGATCGTTGCTTTCAAAATCGATTCTTGCGCGCCCATGCCCACACCCCACAAAACCATTCCTGCTAATGCCAAGTTAGTACTACTAGAAAAAGCCAAAGGCGCAAACAAGCAAGAAAAAACGACTGCAAGCATGAGAATCGAAATTCCAATGCGATCAAATAGCTTTCCAAATATTAATGCCGCTACAGCATCTACCCCCATAGCTAAGGCATAAAATAGAGGAATTGTTAGCCCAGAGGCAATCTGTTGCTTTTGAAAGTGATAGGCGATGAGGGGAAAATCGGCATAGCCTGCTGCCACAAGAGCCACAGCACCAAGATAAATCCAAAAAACCTGCGGCAATCCTTTTTCTGCGTCTGCCACTGTTTCTACTTCAAAATCTTGGGGATTGGGGTAAAGCTTTTGTAACACCAACAACACAAGCAATCCTAGAATAGCTGGCACAATCAGAATCACAAAGCCATTCTGATAACCTCCCCACCAGTAAATTACAGCTGCCACTGCCAAAGGGCCAAGCACTGCACCTGTTTGATCCATTGCCTCATGCAACCCAAAGCCAAAGCCCCTACCCATTTGACTCACACCATGCGAAAGCAAGGCATCACGGGGTGGAGTACGAACTGCTTTGCCTGTACGTTCCGCAATCATCAAACCAGCAGCAACCTCCCATCTTCCTGCTAAAGCTAAAAATGGCACTACTGCTGTGTTTAAAAAATAACCTAAAGTTGTAATTCCCCAATATTTACGTGTTTGGTCACTTAGATAACCAATAACTAAGCGAAAACCATAACCAATCAATTCTCCAAATCCTTCTATTAGACCAACTAATGTCCCATTCGCTCCCAATACTTCTAAATAAGCACCTGTTATGCTACGCGCCCCTTCATATGTCGCATCAGCACAAAGACTGACAAATCCTAGTAAAATAACAAACTTTAAAGCAGCAGTTTCCTGTGGCATTCCCTGTTGTTTTTCTAAGTCACTCTTTAGATTGAAGCATTGGGTAATATTAAAAA encodes:
- a CDS encoding MFS transporter, producing the protein MPQETAALKFVILLGFVSLCADATYEGARSITGAYLEVLGANGTLVGLIEGFGELIGYGFRLVIGYLSDQTRKYWGITTLGYFLNTAVVPFLALAGRWEVAAGLMIAERTGKAVRTPPRDALLSHGVSQMGRGFGFGLHEAMDQTGAVLGPLAVAAVIYWWGGYQNGFVILIVPAILGLLVLLVLQKLYPNPQDFEVETVADAEKGLPQVFWIYLGAVALVAAGYADFPLIAYHFQKQQIASGLTIPLFYALAMGVDAVAALIFGKLFDRIGISILMLAVVFSCLFAPLAFSSSTNLALAGMVLWGVGMGAQESILKATIAGLVSKDKRASAYGTFSAGYGLAWFLGSTLMGVLYDWSMTVLVVFSVFSQFMAIPFLLWVKWQADTQKQSVSSNS